From the Clarias gariepinus isolate MV-2021 ecotype Netherlands chromosome 3, CGAR_prim_01v2, whole genome shotgun sequence genome, one window contains:
- the grapa gene encoding GRB2 related adaptor protein a: MEAVAIYDFHATEIDELSFEKDDILKIINMEDDPNWYTAELMGRKGYVPKNYIELRPHTWFAGRISRLVSEGRLRQREFGAFLVRESESAPGEFSMSVSYGDHVQHFKVLKDREGQYFIWDEGFSSLNQLVDFYKSNSIAKERTVFLREAERSQRRPHHAHALVDFIPKHNSQLQFLRGDVIDLLDCSDSRCWKGRCNGRVGLFPKECVKLIYH; encoded by the exons ATGGAGGCCGTAGCGATCTACGACTTTCATGCCACAGAAATCGATGAACTCAGCTTCGAGAAGGATGACATACTTAAG ATCATCAATATGGAAGATGACCCAAACTGGTACACGGCAGAGTTAATGGGAAGGAAGGGCTATGTACCCAAAAACTATATTGAATTAAGACCACACAC GTGGTTTGCAGGCCGTATTTCCAGGCTTGTTTCTGAAGGACGACTGCGTCAGAGGGAATTTGGAGCCTTCTTGGTACGAGAAAGCGAAAGTGCACCTGGAGAGTTCTCCATGTCAGTCAG CTACGGTGATCATGTGCAACACTTCAAGGTTCTGAAGGACAGAGAGGGACAGTACTTTATCTGGGACGAGGGCTTTTCATCTCTCAACCAGTTAGTGGACTTCTACAAAAGCAACAGCATTGCTAAAGAAAGGACAGTCTTCCTGCGGGAGGCAGAACGATCACAAAGG AGGCCACATCATGCCCACGCGCTGGTAGACTTCATCCCCAAGCACAACTCCCAGCTGCAGTTCCTGCGCGGTGATGTCATTGACCTGCTCGACTGCTCAGACTCGCGGTGCTGGAAGGGACGCTGCAACGGGCGCGTCGGCCTCTTCCCCAAAGAGTGCGTCAAGCTCATTTACCACTGA